The DNA segment CCTGAAAATCAGCTTTTCAACTATAAAAATCTCCGGCTTGGAGGAAGCTCGGAACTGTATGCGGATTTTAATACCAAATTCGGCGACCTTTCAGCGATCCTTATTGATAATTTGCCATTCTGGGTAGAAATAACAACAACACCCAGCAAAAAGGTTTCGCTGATGGGAGAGTGGGAAAGCAAACTGAAAGCAATAATCTCTGAAGTTAAAAATGAAGATGTAGGCAGCATTCTGGGGGTTCCTAGTTGGATGATGGTGCTTCTTCAACGTGTTATAAATGAAGCAGGAATCAACAATATTTCTGAATTGTGGCCGAATCTTGAAGTTTTCTTTCATGGCGGGATCAGCTTTAAACCATACCGGGAGCAATACACACAGATTATCGGGAAAAATATCAATTATTACGAAATTTATAATGCTTCTGAAGGTTTTTTTGGAATTCAGGACCGGTCAAACAGTGATGAGATGCTGCTGATGCTGGATTACGGGATTTTCTATGAGTTTATTCCGATGGAGCAGTTTCACCTTTCCAATCCTAAAGTAGTGAGCCTGGAAGACGTTGAAATAGGTAAGAATTATGCGATGGTTATCACCACGAATGGTGGCCTTTGGAGATACCTTATCGGCGATACGGTGGTATTTACTTCCATCAGTCCGTTCAGGATAAAAATTACGGGAAGAACGAAGCATTACATCAATGCTTTTGGTGAAGAACTGATGATCACAAACGTAGAATCTGCCCTTACCAAAGCGTGTGAGGAGACCCATGCTTCCATTTCAGATTTTACAGGTGCTCCTGTGTTCATGAAAGAAAATGAAGGTGGTGCACACGAATGGATTTTTGAATTTTGCCGTGTGCCGGACGATCTGGAACGTTTTATTGATGTCTTTGATAATCATTTAAAAGCGATTAATTCTGATTATGAGGCGAAACGTTATAACAATATGACTCTTAAAAGACCTATCGTACACATCGCAAAACCTAATCTTTTCTATTGCTGGCTGGAATCAAAGGGTAAGCTGGGAGGGCAGAATAAAGTGCCGAGATTAAGCAATGACAGAGAATATATTGATCCTTTGCTTGAACTTAATAATAAATAAAATTAACATAAACCCGCAGTCTAGACTGCGGGTTTTATTATCTAAATGTATAACAGTTGTTATTTACCTGCTTAAATCTTCCTTAATCTTTTTTGCACCGTCTTCTACTTTTCCGGCACCTTTTGCTGCAGCATCTTTTACATCCTTACCTACTTTATCAGTTTCGGTTTTGATATCCTGTCCTGCTTTCTGAAGGTTCGCTTTGGCTTTATCCGCTGTAGCATCAATTTTATTTTTGGCATCTTCTGCAGCATTGTCTATCTTTTCTCCTGCAGCATTGATTCTGGATTCCGTTTTTTCCTTTACTCCATTAATCTTTGCTGTATCAACGCCCAATCCGCTTTCAGAAACAGTGGTGGTTGTAGTAACACTTCCGTCCGGATTTTCTACCGTTTCGGTTTTTGAGGTTGATTTGGTGCATGATATCATCAATGCTGCAATCATTAATCCTGATAAAAAGTTTTTTTTCATATGTATTGATAAATTTTTAGTTGAAATTCAAATGTTATTCCTTTTTTACATCGCTTTCGGCCGTTTCTGAGGCTTTTTGTTTTTTCTCTTCTTCTGCTTTTTTCTTATTTTCTTTTTCCAGTTCTTCTTTAATTTTTTTCTCCTGTTCCTGAAGTTTAAGAGCTTCTTTCAAAGAGTC comes from the Chryseobacterium nepalense genome and includes:
- a CDS encoding GH3 auxin-responsive promoter family protein, yielding MATKALFNTVVNWFIRQRIDQIQNFIDHPIETQKGVLFSQLFHAEDTEYGKKYGFNSVSSYQDFKNKVPIVTYEEIEPYIEKARQGQKDVTWPGYIKHFAKSSGTTNAKSKFIPISAESLEYCHMKAGKDMVSIYANNHPENQLFNYKNLRLGGSSELYADFNTKFGDLSAILIDNLPFWVEITTTPSKKVSLMGEWESKLKAIISEVKNEDVGSILGVPSWMMVLLQRVINEAGINNISELWPNLEVFFHGGISFKPYREQYTQIIGKNINYYEIYNASEGFFGIQDRSNSDEMLLMLDYGIFYEFIPMEQFHLSNPKVVSLEDVEIGKNYAMVITTNGGLWRYLIGDTVVFTSISPFRIKITGRTKHYINAFGEELMITNVESALTKACEETHASISDFTGAPVFMKENEGGAHEWIFEFCRVPDDLERFIDVFDNHLKAINSDYEAKRYNNMTLKRPIVHIAKPNLFYCWLESKGKLGGQNKVPRLSNDREYIDPLLELNNK